One Alicyclobacillus vulcanalis genomic region harbors:
- the accD gene encoding acetyl-CoA carboxylase, carboxyltransferase subunit beta, protein MLKDLFNRRRQYVTVGTGEEAPEARQPRPAQERDVPKGLVQKCDGCGALILGKELQKHLYTCPECNHHFRIGARTRIDITVDEGSFREIDARLTSTNPLGFPQYEEKLEAAMRATGLLEGVVTGEAELEGVPIVIGAMDPGFMMGSMGSAVGERIARAMERSAESKRPLILFTASGGARMQEGILSLMQMAKTSVALQRMAEARVLFISVITHPTTGGVSASFASLGDVIVAEPGAMFGFAGRRVVEQTMRQSLPDDFQTAEFNLKHGMIDKVVHRKQMRQTLGALVRIHTARGWAHGE, encoded by the coding sequence GTGTTAAAAGATCTGTTCAACCGGCGGCGCCAATACGTCACGGTCGGAACGGGCGAAGAGGCGCCTGAGGCGAGGCAGCCTCGGCCTGCGCAGGAGCGAGATGTGCCAAAGGGGCTCGTGCAGAAGTGCGACGGCTGTGGCGCGCTGATTTTGGGGAAAGAGCTCCAGAAACACCTGTACACGTGCCCGGAGTGCAACCATCACTTTCGAATTGGGGCGCGCACGCGCATCGACATCACCGTGGACGAGGGGAGCTTTCGCGAAATCGACGCTCGGCTGACGTCGACGAATCCGCTCGGGTTTCCGCAGTACGAGGAGAAGCTCGAGGCCGCCATGCGCGCGACGGGGCTTTTGGAAGGCGTGGTGACCGGGGAAGCCGAACTTGAGGGCGTGCCGATTGTGATTGGCGCGATGGACCCAGGCTTTATGATGGGCAGCATGGGTTCGGCGGTCGGCGAGCGCATCGCGCGGGCGATGGAGCGGTCGGCGGAAAGCAAGCGGCCGCTTATTTTGTTCACCGCTTCGGGCGGCGCGCGGATGCAGGAGGGGATTTTGTCGCTCATGCAGATGGCCAAGACGAGCGTCGCGCTGCAGCGAATGGCCGAGGCGCGCGTGCTGTTCATCTCGGTCATCACTCATCCCACGACGGGAGGCGTGAGCGCGAGCTTCGCGAGCCTCGGCGACGTGATCGTCGCGGAGCCTGGCGCCATGTTTGGATTCGCCGGGCGGCGCGTGGTGGAGCAGACCATGCGCCAGAGTCTTCCGGACGATTTCCAGACGGCCGAGTTTAACCTCAAACACGGCATGATCGACAAGGTCGTGCACCGGAAACAGATGCGCCAGACGCTCGGCGCACTGGTTCGCATCCATACGGCTCGGGGGTGGGCACATGGCGAATGA
- the pyk gene encoding pyruvate kinase has translation MRKTKIVATIGPASESVDMLTKLIEAGLDVARLNFSHGTYEEHAERIRRIREASARVGKHVGIMLDIKGPKIRTGKIQGGQVELKDGDEIVLTIDPVEYGTKERVWISYEGLVEDVYPGAPIRIDDGLIGLEVIQVKGHDILCRVTNGGVLKDNKGINVPGVTLRIPGVTEKDKADIRFGIEHGVDMIAASFVRKAADVLEVRRILEEHNYQADIISKIETREGLDRLDEIAQVSDGMMVARGDLGVEIPTEEVPLAQKRIISICNRYGKPVITATQMLDSMQRNPRPTRAEASDVANAIFDGTDAIMLSGETAAGRYPLESVRTMAQIAERAEAAVAHDEVAYRHRTEVTHTVSDSLAHAVRTLAADLDVISIITATTSGHTARCVSKHRPMTPIIAVTPFDHVARRLTLYWGVLPVVVPDIAGTTDELLASSVQGALSTGHVHKGDRVIIMGGIPAGTAGTTNFMKVHTV, from the coding sequence ATGCGAAAGACGAAGATTGTGGCCACCATCGGCCCTGCGAGCGAATCGGTCGACATGTTGACCAAGCTGATCGAGGCCGGTTTGGATGTCGCCCGGCTCAACTTTTCTCATGGTACATATGAGGAGCACGCGGAGCGCATCCGGCGCATCCGCGAGGCGTCGGCCCGCGTTGGCAAGCATGTGGGCATCATGCTTGACATCAAGGGACCGAAAATTCGCACGGGCAAGATCCAAGGCGGTCAGGTGGAGCTCAAGGACGGGGACGAAATTGTCCTGACCATCGATCCGGTGGAATACGGCACGAAGGAGCGCGTCTGGATTTCTTACGAAGGCTTGGTGGAGGACGTCTACCCCGGCGCGCCCATCCGCATCGACGACGGCCTCATTGGACTCGAGGTCATTCAGGTCAAGGGCCACGACATCCTCTGCCGCGTCACGAATGGCGGCGTCCTGAAGGACAACAAAGGCATCAATGTGCCGGGCGTGACGCTTCGGATCCCGGGCGTGACGGAAAAGGACAAGGCGGACATCCGCTTCGGCATTGAACACGGCGTCGACATGATCGCCGCGTCCTTCGTGCGCAAGGCGGCTGACGTCCTCGAGGTGCGCCGCATTCTGGAGGAGCACAACTACCAGGCGGACATCATCTCGAAAATCGAGACGCGCGAGGGGCTCGATCGGCTGGACGAGATCGCCCAGGTCTCCGACGGCATGATGGTGGCCCGGGGCGATCTCGGCGTGGAGATCCCGACGGAAGAGGTGCCGCTCGCGCAGAAGCGGATTATCTCCATCTGCAACCGGTACGGCAAGCCGGTCATCACCGCGACGCAGATGCTCGATTCGATGCAGCGCAATCCGCGGCCGACGCGCGCGGAGGCGAGCGACGTGGCCAACGCCATCTTCGACGGCACCGACGCCATCATGCTCTCCGGAGAAACCGCGGCCGGCAGGTATCCGCTCGAATCCGTGCGCACCATGGCGCAGATCGCCGAGCGCGCCGAGGCGGCCGTCGCGCACGACGAAGTGGCGTACCGCCACCGGACGGAAGTCACGCACACCGTCTCCGACTCGCTCGCGCACGCCGTGCGCACGCTGGCGGCGGATCTCGACGTCATTTCCATCATCACCGCCACCACCTCGGGGCATACGGCGCGCTGCGTCTCGAAGCACCGGCCGATGACGCCCATCATCGCGGTCACCCCGTTCGATCACGTCGCGCGGCGCCTGACGCTGTACTGGGGCGTGCTTCCGGTCGTGGTGCCGGACATCGCCGGCACGACGGACGAGCTCTTGGCGAGCTCCGTGCAGGGCGCGCTGTCGACCGGGCACGTGCACAAGGGCGATCGCGTCATCATCATGGGCGGCATCCCGGCGGGGACAGCCGGCACGACGAACTTCATGAAAGTGCACACGGTCTGA
- the dnaE gene encoding DNA polymerase III subunit alpha translates to MHLHVHTAFSFRESLLRVEDVVLAAKRCGMRAVAVTDTNAMYGALQFYRLARQEGVAPVLGMQLSLALEEEPSARARASFETAVVLARGMGGYRRLTRLATTARWNRPVPHVTLRELAACSDDLVVLVGGPESRLFDLLVQGDEEAAERHLCQLANAVPAGQLYAELQDHGLLREREGLPGLIRLAKRFAIPLVATHDVRYLSRADAPWHRAYAGLNQVDAAERFAVDEFHFATQAEMADRFAHFPDAIARTADIAEMCALDLPLHQVRMPRYPTKDGRRADEVLREAARAGAVKRYGALSPDVEARLAHELDVICSMGYADYFLVVADFIRHAHQQGISTGPGRGSAAGSLVAYALRITDVDPIRHKLLFERFLNPARVSLPDIDTDFEYERRGEIIRYVMEKYGRDHVAQIGTFGTLQARAALRDAGRMLGADPALVDRLAKLVPGVVHASLDGAYAESQPFRALVDGSPEARRLFEAAKRIEDLPHHTSIHAAGVIISPEPIADWIPLDAAADDTPVTAYPMEDVEALGFVKMDFLGLKTLTLIDRCLASIRRRTGVTVDWRQVDEGDPATYALLSRADTNGVFQLESAGMRRVLRELRPTSLDDVIAVISLNRPGPMENIPAFCDAKHGRRPVTYPHPDLEPILADTYGVIVYQEQIMQIASRMAGFSLAEADLLRRAVSKKKREILDEERSRFVEGCVRRGYSEETAREVYDLIVRFADYGFNRSHAAAYAVLAFRTAYLRAHFLPDFLAALLTLSMGMPEKIRLYEQDARRNGIAVRPPSVQLSDRGYTVEEDGSLRAGLISVRNVGEAAVDHILSLRAERPFASLADFLRRIEPRIVNRKALDSLLAAGAFDEFFPDNASNKVRQQMFEEALARAEDSRQWAALDLFVEAEMQQTASRDREGEPSASRPKRLYIRYRSRGGGQVLREIQRVLAMSPGETEVALYDASTGRARLLGSRYRVRVTEDLIAALEERVGLGNVRLR, encoded by the coding sequence GTGCACCTGCACGTGCATACGGCGTTTTCGTTTCGCGAGAGCCTCCTGCGCGTGGAGGACGTCGTTTTGGCCGCGAAGCGCTGCGGGATGCGGGCCGTGGCTGTCACCGACACGAATGCGATGTACGGAGCGCTTCAGTTTTACCGCCTCGCGCGCCAGGAAGGGGTTGCGCCCGTTCTTGGCATGCAGCTGTCGCTCGCGTTGGAGGAGGAGCCGTCCGCGCGGGCTCGGGCGTCCTTCGAGACTGCGGTGGTGCTCGCGAGGGGGATGGGGGGCTATCGGCGGCTCACGCGGCTCGCGACGACGGCGCGCTGGAATCGGCCGGTGCCGCACGTCACCCTTCGGGAACTGGCCGCGTGTTCGGACGACTTGGTGGTGCTTGTGGGCGGTCCCGAATCGCGCCTGTTTGACCTTCTCGTGCAGGGCGACGAGGAAGCGGCGGAGCGTCACCTGTGTCAGTTGGCCAATGCGGTTCCCGCGGGTCAGCTGTACGCCGAGCTGCAGGATCACGGGCTCTTGCGCGAGCGAGAAGGGCTGCCCGGACTCATTCGGTTGGCCAAGCGCTTCGCCATTCCGCTCGTCGCGACCCACGACGTCCGCTACCTTTCCCGCGCGGACGCGCCGTGGCATCGGGCGTACGCGGGGCTCAACCAGGTCGATGCGGCGGAGCGGTTTGCAGTGGACGAGTTTCACTTCGCGACCCAGGCGGAGATGGCCGACCGGTTTGCTCATTTTCCGGACGCGATCGCGCGAACCGCAGACATTGCGGAGATGTGCGCGCTCGATTTGCCGCTTCACCAGGTGCGCATGCCCCGCTATCCGACGAAGGACGGGCGCCGAGCGGACGAGGTGTTGCGGGAAGCGGCGCGCGCGGGCGCGGTCAAGCGATACGGGGCCCTATCCCCAGACGTCGAGGCGCGCCTCGCCCACGAGCTCGACGTCATCTGCAGCATGGGCTATGCGGATTACTTCCTGGTGGTGGCCGATTTCATCCGCCATGCGCATCAGCAGGGCATCTCGACGGGCCCAGGGCGCGGATCGGCCGCCGGCAGCCTTGTCGCGTACGCGCTGCGCATCACGGACGTGGACCCGATCCGGCACAAGCTTTTGTTCGAGCGGTTTTTGAACCCGGCGCGCGTCTCGCTGCCCGACATCGACACGGACTTCGAGTACGAGCGGCGCGGCGAAATCATTCGCTATGTGATGGAGAAGTACGGGCGCGATCACGTCGCGCAGATCGGCACATTTGGGACGCTCCAGGCCCGCGCGGCCCTCAGGGATGCCGGGCGCATGCTTGGCGCCGATCCGGCCCTCGTCGATCGCCTCGCGAAGCTTGTGCCGGGCGTGGTGCACGCGTCGCTCGACGGAGCGTACGCGGAGTCCCAGCCGTTTCGGGCGCTCGTCGATGGCAGCCCTGAGGCCAGGCGGCTGTTTGAGGCGGCCAAGCGTATCGAGGATTTGCCCCACCACACGTCCATCCATGCGGCGGGCGTGATCATCTCGCCCGAGCCCATTGCGGATTGGATCCCGCTGGACGCGGCCGCCGACGACACACCCGTCACCGCGTATCCGATGGAGGACGTGGAGGCGCTCGGCTTCGTCAAGATGGACTTCCTGGGCCTCAAGACGCTGACGCTCATCGACCGCTGTCTCGCCTCCATCCGGCGCCGCACCGGAGTCACCGTCGATTGGCGGCAGGTGGACGAGGGCGATCCGGCCACCTACGCGCTTTTGTCGCGCGCCGACACGAACGGCGTCTTTCAGCTGGAGTCCGCCGGGATGCGGCGCGTGCTGAGGGAGCTGCGGCCGACGAGCCTCGACGACGTGATCGCCGTCATTTCGCTGAACCGCCCGGGACCCATGGAGAACATCCCCGCATTCTGCGACGCGAAGCACGGCCGGCGGCCCGTCACGTATCCGCATCCCGATCTCGAGCCCATTTTGGCCGACACCTACGGCGTCATCGTGTATCAGGAGCAAATCATGCAGATCGCGAGCCGCATGGCGGGTTTTTCCCTGGCGGAGGCGGACCTCTTGCGTCGCGCGGTGTCGAAGAAAAAGCGCGAGATCCTGGACGAGGAGCGGTCCCGCTTCGTCGAGGGCTGCGTTCGGCGCGGTTACAGCGAGGAGACGGCGCGCGAGGTGTACGACCTCATCGTGCGCTTCGCGGATTACGGGTTCAATCGCTCGCATGCGGCCGCCTACGCGGTGCTCGCCTTCCGAACGGCTTACTTGCGCGCGCACTTTTTGCCCGATTTCTTGGCGGCACTTCTCACCCTGTCCATGGGCATGCCCGAGAAGATCCGCCTGTACGAGCAGGACGCGCGGCGAAACGGCATCGCGGTGCGGCCGCCGTCGGTCCAGCTGAGCGATCGCGGCTACACCGTGGAGGAGGACGGCAGCTTGCGCGCGGGGCTCATCTCGGTGCGCAACGTCGGCGAAGCGGCCGTCGATCACATCCTGTCGCTTCGCGCGGAGCGGCCGTTTGCCTCGCTTGCCGATTTTTTGCGGCGCATCGAGCCGCGCATCGTCAATCGTAAGGCGCTCGACAGCCTGTTGGCCGCCGGGGCGTTTGACGAGTTTTTCCCAGACAACGCGTCAAACAAGGTGCGACAGCAGATGTTCGAGGAGGCGCTGGCGCGCGCGGAGGACAGCCGCCAGTGGGCGGCGCTCGACCTGTTCGTGGAAGCGGAGATGCAGCAGACGGCGAGCCGCGATCGCGAGGGTGAGCCGTCCGCCTCGCGCCCGAAGCGCCTGTACATCCGCTATCGCAGCCGGGGAGGCGGCCAGGTATTGCGCGAAATCCAGCGCGTGCTCGCCATGTCGCCCGGTGAAACGGAGGTCGCCCTGTACGATGCCTCCACGGGCCGGGCTCGCCTCCTGGGTTCGCGGTACCGGGTGCGCGTCACCGAGGACTTGATTGCTGCACTCGAAGAGCGCGTGGGACTTGGCAACGTCCGGTTGAGGTGA
- a CDS encoding acetyl-CoA carboxylase carboxyltransferase subunit alpha, producing MANELDFERPIAELKAKIAELKAFMEKNEIDLQGEVDKLEERLKELTETTYNNLTPWQRVQLARQIGRPTTLDYIRGLCDEFVELHGDRHYADDLTIVGGVGLIAGQPVTVIGHQKGRDTKENIRRNFGMANPEGYRKALRLMKQAEKFGRPVVFFIDTPGAYAGMSAEERGQSVAIAENLLAMAGLRVPTLSIVTGEGGSGGALGLGITDRIYMLDYAWYCVIAPESAAAILWKDAKLGPKAAEVMRLTAKDLLDLGVIDRVIEEPMGGAQKDPEWMVRKVRESVAEGLRELLSVPIDELLEARYHKYRQMGTYVERA from the coding sequence ATGGCGAATGAGCTGGACTTCGAGCGGCCCATCGCCGAGTTGAAGGCGAAGATCGCCGAGCTGAAGGCGTTCATGGAGAAGAACGAGATTGACCTGCAAGGCGAGGTCGACAAACTCGAGGAGCGGCTGAAGGAGCTCACCGAGACCACGTACAACAACCTCACGCCTTGGCAGCGCGTCCAACTGGCCCGTCAAATTGGCCGGCCCACCACGCTGGATTACATTCGCGGCCTGTGTGACGAGTTCGTGGAGCTGCACGGGGATCGCCACTACGCAGACGACCTGACCATCGTCGGCGGCGTGGGGCTCATCGCGGGTCAGCCGGTCACGGTCATCGGCCATCAGAAGGGGCGGGACACCAAGGAGAACATCCGCCGCAACTTCGGCATGGCGAACCCGGAGGGTTACCGGAAGGCGCTTCGGCTCATGAAGCAGGCGGAGAAGTTCGGGCGCCCCGTGGTGTTTTTCATCGACACGCCAGGTGCGTACGCGGGCATGTCGGCGGAGGAACGCGGACAGAGCGTGGCCATTGCGGAGAATTTGTTGGCCATGGCAGGCTTGCGCGTGCCCACCTTGTCCATCGTCACGGGCGAGGGCGGCAGCGGCGGCGCCCTTGGGCTTGGCATCACGGACCGCATCTATATGCTCGACTACGCGTGGTACTGCGTCATCGCGCCCGAGTCGGCGGCGGCCATCTTGTGGAAGGACGCGAAGCTCGGCCCCAAGGCGGCGGAGGTCATGCGGCTGACGGCCAAGGACCTGCTCGATCTCGGCGTGATCGACCGGGTCATCGAGGAACCCATGGGCGGGGCGCAGAAAGACCCGGAGTGGATGGTGCGCAAAGTCCGCGAGAGCGTGGCGGAAGGCCTGCGCGAACTTTTGTCCGTGCCTATTGATGAACTGCTCGAGGCACGTTACCATAAGTATCGGCAAATGGGAACCTACGTCGAACGGGCGTGA
- a CDS encoding glutamate decarboxylase, whose translation MWTVIYIAPTSQQAERIRLKMTEEGFLVKVKKARGAKEQYEILIPESELDEAQDVLRDILHSSLS comes from the coding sequence ATGTGGACGGTCATCTACATCGCACCGACATCGCAGCAGGCGGAGCGAATTCGCCTGAAGATGACGGAAGAAGGCTTCCTAGTCAAGGTGAAGAAGGCGCGCGGCGCGAAAGAGCAATACGAGATTTTGATTCCAGAGAGCGAGCTCGACGAGGCGCAGGATGTGCTGAGGGATATCCTGCACTCGTCGTTGTCGTGA
- a CDS encoding response regulator transcription factor yields the protein MRLLVVEDEAALQRELVHLFKQRGYLVDAVDTVFAAVEHGMSGAYDCIVLDYMLPDGDGIEALTQLREAGCTTPILMLTVKNDPKDRVLGLNKGADDYLGKPFHPDELLARVGALVRRSPSLTDDEVIEHGKAKLHTRSRSLEYEGRTLELTSKEFALMEALFRHKHQVMTRDQLIAKVWGPDAEVADSALDTYIYFLRRKCSNIGWKNAIVTVRGRGYALQPEGE from the coding sequence ATGCGCCTGTTGGTGGTGGAGGACGAGGCGGCGCTCCAGCGCGAGCTCGTTCACCTGTTCAAGCAGCGAGGCTATCTCGTGGACGCCGTGGACACGGTGTTTGCTGCGGTGGAGCACGGCATGAGCGGGGCTTACGACTGTATCGTGCTCGACTACATGCTGCCCGACGGGGACGGCATCGAGGCGCTCACCCAGCTGCGCGAGGCTGGGTGCACCACGCCCATTCTCATGCTCACGGTCAAGAACGACCCCAAAGATCGCGTGCTCGGCCTGAACAAGGGCGCGGACGACTATCTTGGGAAGCCGTTCCATCCCGATGAGCTGCTCGCGCGCGTCGGCGCGCTGGTCCGCCGTTCGCCGTCGCTCACGGATGACGAAGTCATCGAGCACGGCAAGGCCAAGTTGCACACGAGATCGCGAAGCCTCGAATACGAGGGGCGGACGCTCGAACTCACCAGCAAGGAATTTGCGCTCATGGAGGCCTTGTTTCGTCACAAGCACCAGGTCATGACGCGAGATCAGCTGATTGCCAAAGTGTGGGGGCCTGATGCCGAGGTGGCGGATAGCGCGCTCGATACGTACATCTACTTCCTGCGGAGGAAGTGTTCGAACATCGGCTGGAAGAACGCCATCGTCACGGTGCGCGGACGGGGCTATGCGCTGCAGCCGGAGGGCGAGTGA
- a CDS encoding DRTGG domain-containing protein produces MTTKHQQILEYIRSLPVGSQISVRKIARVLNVSEGTAYRAIKEAEAEGFVSTLDRIGTVRVEKKEKEQIERLTFAEVVRIVEGTVLGGKEGLHKTLSRFVIGAMRTESISRYLSPGCLMIVGNREQVQRMSLKSGAAVLITGGFTASPMVEKLANEYQLPLISCSYDTFTTASLINRALYDRLIKKDILYVEDVLQQDQPLVTLKPEDSVRRYYHLVEETGHSRMPVVDASGRLVGIISPRDVAEAELDGPVSRYMTRNPVSVTPKTTIASAAHRMAFEGFEMMPVVKDKDVIGVITRQDVIRALQIMNRQPQVGETVEDIVVRDFNLAQAPDGTAVLRGQVTPQMTTSGGTLATGSLTTLIQEAARVCLRRARHVDMLIENMTLYVLRPVPVDTTIDARARVLNDGRRYAKVEVEIADRTDVFAKALVTAQWIER; encoded by the coding sequence GTGACGACCAAACATCAACAAATCCTGGAGTACATCCGATCGCTGCCGGTGGGCTCCCAGATTTCCGTTCGCAAAATCGCGCGCGTGCTGAACGTGTCGGAGGGAACGGCCTACCGCGCCATCAAAGAGGCTGAGGCGGAGGGCTTCGTGTCCACGCTCGACCGCATTGGCACGGTGCGGGTGGAGAAGAAGGAGAAGGAGCAGATTGAGCGCCTGACCTTCGCCGAAGTGGTGCGCATCGTGGAGGGCACGGTACTCGGAGGCAAGGAAGGCCTGCACAAGACGCTGAGCCGGTTTGTGATTGGCGCCATGCGCACCGAGTCCATCAGCCGCTACCTGAGCCCCGGTTGCCTGATGATTGTGGGTAACCGGGAGCAGGTTCAGCGGATGTCGCTGAAGAGCGGCGCCGCGGTGCTCATCACGGGCGGTTTCACGGCTTCGCCCATGGTCGAGAAGCTGGCCAACGAGTATCAGCTTCCGCTCATTTCGTGTTCGTATGACACCTTTACCACCGCTTCGCTCATCAACCGCGCGCTGTACGATCGGCTGATCAAGAAAGACATTCTGTACGTCGAAGACGTCCTGCAGCAGGACCAGCCGCTGGTCACGCTGAAACCTGAGGACAGCGTGCGCCGGTACTATCATCTGGTGGAAGAGACCGGACATTCACGCATGCCGGTGGTGGACGCCAGCGGGCGACTGGTCGGGATCATCAGCCCGCGCGACGTCGCGGAGGCGGAACTGGATGGCCCGGTGTCGCGCTACATGACGCGGAATCCGGTGTCCGTGACGCCGAAGACGACGATTGCGTCGGCCGCACACCGGATGGCATTCGAGGGCTTCGAGATGATGCCGGTGGTGAAAGACAAGGACGTGATCGGCGTCATCACGCGTCAGGACGTGATTCGCGCGCTGCAGATCATGAATCGTCAGCCGCAGGTCGGGGAGACGGTCGAGGACATCGTGGTGCGCGACTTCAACCTGGCCCAAGCGCCGGACGGCACGGCGGTGTTGCGCGGCCAGGTGACACCCCAGATGACCACCTCGGGTGGCACACTTGCGACGGGATCGCTGACCACCCTCATTCAGGAGGCAGCGCGCGTCTGCCTGCGCAGGGCGCGCCACGTGGACATGCTGATTGAAAACATGACGCTGTACGTGTTGCGGCCTGTGCCAGTGGACACGACGATTGACGCGCGTGCGCGCGTCTTGAACGACGGCAGGCGCTATGCGAAGGTGGAGGTCGAGATCGCCGACAGGACGGACGTGTTTGCGAAGGCGCTCGTCACCGCGCAGTGGATCGAGAGGTGA
- a CDS encoding sensor histidine kinase, producing the protein MFRRMYITVASLLIVSTGLLLVLVGLAVYRELTNDVARDAEQAMVDAVPAVERALTESVYRDGLGPPVRDDLGNTIFYYAVGPAATAHSPHAPVPFSVVHGEAVLKHFVTFTYDNEPYRLYTVVVPDPTLAPTLIQTANQGSRASLPVGGLLVADALDQAVRGIADPSPLSPTKSTVVLYMYCLITQERSMLTHTLHLMELIGGAGLLLAVAGDLVLARRLVQPAFQTWAAYQEAVLELSHELQTPIATASAMLANRAVPEDAANDIRRELDRASKMISDMLYLSKLRSGLVDDPPEPVAVSDLTLEIAERYTPVAKAEGIELRGQAEEGLYVYTSQSEWERLVSTLFKNVIDHAKRPSTAVWSLYRRGQWVVLTVENDVAPQAANARRAPERGVGLQIVERLVHRMRGHLHWDADHLRFFIELQVPLLRPH; encoded by the coding sequence ATGTTTCGCCGCATGTACATCACCGTGGCGAGCCTGCTCATCGTGAGCACAGGTCTCTTGCTTGTGCTCGTCGGCCTGGCGGTGTACCGCGAGCTCACCAATGACGTGGCGCGGGACGCCGAGCAGGCCATGGTCGACGCCGTGCCGGCTGTCGAGCGGGCGCTGACCGAGAGCGTGTACCGGGACGGCCTCGGTCCGCCCGTGCGGGACGATCTCGGCAACACCATCTTCTACTACGCGGTCGGGCCGGCGGCCACTGCCCACTCTCCGCATGCGCCCGTGCCGTTTTCCGTGGTGCACGGAGAGGCCGTTCTGAAGCACTTTGTGACGTTCACGTACGACAACGAGCCCTACCGGCTGTACACCGTCGTCGTCCCGGACCCGACGCTCGCGCCCACCCTCATTCAGACCGCCAATCAAGGCAGCCGGGCCTCGCTGCCCGTTGGCGGGCTGCTGGTGGCCGACGCCCTCGACCAGGCGGTGCGAGGCATCGCAGACCCGTCGCCGCTGTCGCCGACCAAGTCGACCGTCGTGCTGTACATGTACTGCCTCATCACTCAGGAGCGCTCCATGCTCACGCATACGCTCCACCTGATGGAGCTCATCGGCGGCGCCGGCCTCTTGCTCGCCGTCGCGGGCGATCTCGTCCTCGCTCGCCGACTGGTGCAACCCGCCTTTCAAACCTGGGCCGCGTACCAGGAGGCCGTGCTCGAGCTCTCGCACGAGCTGCAAACCCCCATTGCGACGGCGAGCGCGATGCTCGCCAACCGAGCCGTGCCCGAGGACGCGGCGAACGACATCCGGCGCGAGCTGGACCGCGCCTCGAAGATGATCTCGGACATGTTGTACCTGTCCAAACTCCGGTCTGGGCTCGTCGACGATCCGCCTGAACCGGTGGCCGTTTCGGACCTCACGCTCGAGATCGCCGAGCGATACACGCCCGTCGCCAAGGCGGAGGGCATTGAGCTTCGCGGCCAGGCCGAAGAAGGACTATACGTCTACACCAGTCAGAGCGAGTGGGAGCGGCTCGTCAGCACGCTGTTCAAGAACGTGATCGATCACGCCAAGCGGCCGTCGACCGCGGTTTGGTCGTTGTACCGGCGGGGGCAGTGGGTCGTGCTCACCGTCGAGAACGACGTCGCCCCACAGGCGGCGAATGCTCGGCGCGCGCCAGAGCGGGGCGTCGGATTGCAAATTGTGGAACGCCTGGTGCATCGGATGCGCGGGCATTTGCATTGGGACGCGGACCATCTTCGATTTTTCATCGAGTTGCAGGTGCCTCTCTTGCGCCCGCATTGA
- the trpS gene encoding tryptophan--tRNA ligase, with protein sequence MKRVLSGIQPSGTLTIGNYLGAMRNFVKLQDEADCLFCVVDMHAITVPQDPEALRHNTRSVAALYLASGIDPSKATVFVQSHVPQHAELGWILQCFTYHGELERMTQFKDKSSRHEVVTAGLFTYPALMAADILLYNAHLVPVGEDQKQHLELTRDVAGRFNRRFGDTFVVPEPYIPEIGGRIMSLENPEKKMSKSDESANAYISMLDNPDTIRKKIGRAVTDSEREVRFDPENKPAVSNLMTIYALCADVSLEDVERRFEGQGYGPFKKELAEVVIERLAPIQARYEELMSSAELDEVLRRGAMRAREIAAATLSEVQRKVGFLQLS encoded by the coding sequence ATGAAACGGGTATTATCGGGCATTCAGCCCTCCGGCACCCTGACCATCGGCAACTACCTCGGCGCCATGCGCAACTTCGTCAAGTTGCAGGATGAGGCCGATTGCCTGTTCTGCGTGGTCGACATGCACGCCATCACCGTGCCGCAGGACCCGGAGGCCCTGCGCCACAACACGAGGTCCGTGGCGGCGCTCTACCTCGCTTCGGGCATTGATCCCAGCAAGGCGACGGTGTTCGTGCAGTCCCACGTACCACAGCACGCGGAGCTCGGATGGATTTTGCAATGCTTCACGTATCACGGCGAACTGGAGCGGATGACGCAATTCAAGGATAAGTCGAGCCGGCATGAGGTCGTCACGGCGGGGCTGTTCACGTATCCCGCGCTGATGGCCGCGGACATTCTTCTCTACAACGCCCATCTCGTGCCGGTGGGTGAGGATCAAAAGCAACACCTGGAACTCACGCGCGACGTCGCGGGCCGCTTCAACCGGCGGTTTGGGGACACGTTCGTCGTGCCCGAGCCGTACATCCCGGAGATCGGCGGGCGCATCATGAGCCTCGAGAACCCGGAGAAGAAGATGAGCAAGAGCGACGAGAGTGCGAACGCCTATATCTCCATGTTGGACAATCCGGACACGATTCGGAAGAAAATAGGCCGGGCGGTGACCGACTCGGAGCGGGAGGTCCGCTTTGATCCGGAGAACAAGCCCGCCGTGAGCAACCTGATGACGATTTACGCGCTCTGCGCCGACGTGTCGCTCGAAGACGTCGAGCGCAGATTCGAGGGCCAGGGCTACGGGCCGTTCAAGAAGGAGTTGGCGGAGGTCGTGATCGAGCGGCTCGCACCCATTCAGGCCCGCTATGAAGAGCTGATGAGCTCAGCCGAGCTGGACGAGGTGCTGCGCCGCGGGGCGATGCGGGCGCGCGAGATTGCCGCAGCCACGCTCTCCGAGGTGCAGCGCAAAGTCGGCTTCCTTCAGCTGTCCTGA